Genomic DNA from Micropterus dolomieu isolate WLL.071019.BEF.003 ecotype Adirondacks unplaced genomic scaffold, ASM2129224v1 scaffold_233, whole genome shotgun sequence:
cagggtttcccaatccagccgtgagcgcgttcacataaaagaggtggtgttagcagcagatgaccaatcacagacatgaacaagtccactgtcaGCAGTGCTTCATATTGTACAAACGAGGgttaaactgtaacactacagaaatacgacagtagcacgcctgcagctgacacatgcagggagacagaaattcACAGAtagtgtgaatgcctaaatgaacaggcgtagtctataatactgcgttgatttgatgtgttcttatgaggTGTACGAAAATATCcttagccttattctttcagctcggctgtgtcggcgtttccacattagAGGACACGGGCCGTTCctcctcactttaaaaaaacttgtcatcacttcaaaaattagattaatttatttaaaagtgttcaaaacattgttctaaattaacttcataaagcaatgaaacgaaaactccattcatgccatcAGATAAATTTCTTTGCCCTtaaatgtggtggagtagaatTAATAAAGCAGTATAAAATGGAAGTACAAGTTCCCTtttaaattgtacttaagtacagtacttgagtaaatgtacttagttacaatCCACCACTGATCCTTTGTGTattgtgtgtacattttttctttatattttatacaggAAGGTTAATTTCACTGAGATCAATGAAACCCATTAAGGCCCATGATTTGTCACAGTGCATCTTTCTGATGTTTGGTGCACTAATCAGGTTTTTCTCTGCATCTCAGCGTCAGGAGCAGAGCACAGAAGAGGGCGGAGTTGGCCAGCAGGGTCGTAACGGCTCTGGTGCAGCCTCATCTAGCGAGCCCCACATGGTGTTTACGTATGAGGACAAGCAGATCCTGGAGGACGCTGCCTCACTCATCATCTACCACGTCAAACGTCAGCCCACCATCCACAAAGACGACAAGGACCACATCAAGCGCATCATCCAGCACTTTGTGCCCGACCTGTATTTCACCCGTCGCGGCGAGCTCAGTGATACTGAAGAATGGACAGATGAGGAGGTTGAGCCTGAggatgggggagagagaggaggagtaggaggtgGAGTGGCAGTagcggcggcagcagcagcagcaccaggaggaggaggaggaaatggtAATTCCAATAATGCATCAGGAGTAGCAGCAGCCACGGGTAGTCAGTCTCTACCCCAACCTGCCCAATTACAGGCCCAGTCCCAAccccaacagcagcagcagcagcagcttaacGGGGAGTCCAGGCGGAGGCGCTGCAGCCCATCCCAACCTGCAGACACAGAGGCCTCCACCACCTCGAGCCAGCCTGGAGGCACTGCCGCGTCCACCCCTGGATCTACACCTATGGAGATTGGCTCAAGTGCACCCGGGGAGAAGGTGGACCTGCGCGACCCCGAAGCAGAGCACCAGAAGGAGCTGGACGGCGTCTACAACCTTTTCTTCGTCAACAACAACTGGTATTTCTTCCTGCGGCTGCACCAGACGCTGTGTTCGCGGCTGCTGCGGGTTTACCGACAGGCAGAGCGGCAGCTGCTGGAGCACCGAGCTGAGCAGAGCAGGGAGAGGCTGCTGATggcagagggaaggagagaaaaagcATGTGACCTCGCCATGGAGCTCCGCCTCAAACAGCCCAGTAAGTTCAGCTACTGGTTGGTTAGCAAGTATTTAATTTGAGTTTGTTCAACCAGCTGTCAGATGTGACTCAAACTGGTCAAATACACTCAAGTGTAGGAGGCTGTGTTTTGCTGAACTATGATCAAGAGCTGTAATATACGTATTACCTCATCTGGGAgatgaattaattaatgatCGCTGAATCAGAAAGTGCATTTAAATCAAACTGTTAATGATGTCAGCACACTTAATGATGCGAGGAGTCATATTCATACTACACGATAAAGTGAATAATAGTCCAGATGTGATTAAACACTGATGCTattcttttatttgctttacCAGCGTGTGAAGCAGcaagaaactaaataaaacagatatACTGTATTGAACTATATTGAGTGGGTTTTTATTGGACTGACCCTAGTTATAAGCTGGGTGTAGTTACAGATGCTATATTGTTGgaataaatgtatgtttgtttttttttgtaaaacaataaatttaaGATGAATTTTGTAAACCTCCAGGTAAAAGCTGTCATGGACAACTAGTCAGGCTTTTTTATATAACTTAaagcaactaatgattatttttatcaaTTCATCTGCCGATTTACCTTCTCCATTTAtcatatattaaacattatcGATTAGACATCATAAAGCACAAGGTGACGTCATtgaatgtctttattttgaCCAACATCCAAAACACCAAAAATTTACTCTACTTTAAAACCAAGAAAAAAATCtcaatatttggtatttttgcttgaaaaatgacttgaaAGATTACTTAATAATCAAAATAGTAATTGGTCAATTAATGAACTGAAAGAAATCAATCGTTGCAGTTCTACCACAGAGCAGCACAAATATACATAACCTATCAGGTGACAGTTTGAATAAATAATATCCGCTCTGACTCACCCTTTTAAAATGGTGCTTTTGGTTGAAAATTTTAAACTTCAGTATTTTGTTCATACTAGCAGCAAAGACAAGGTGTCCAAATTCTGCTCAAGCCTTCCTGTTGTAAAACAGATCCACCATGACGCTCGTCTCCACACAAATGACTTACTGATATCATAGTGACCTGCTGTTGTAACGGATGTGCCTTTGCTTCCACAGGTGAGGTGGAGCTAGAGGAGTACTACCCAGCCTTCTTGGATATGGTGCGCAGCCTGCTGGATGGCAACCTGGACTCCACACAGTATGAAGACACGCTGAGAGAGATGTTCACAATCCACGCCTACATCGGCTTTACCATTGACAAGGTCATCCACAACATCATCCGGCAGGTAAACAGGGTTTACGTCACACAGAGAGCGTGTATCTGACAACAAAGACATGTACGACATTTAAGTGTCATTTTCTAATCCCTGCTTTCTTTGACTTCAGCTGCAGCACCTAGTGAGCGACGAGGTTTGTCTGCAGGTGGTTGATCTTTACCTGGCTGAGAGGAAAAGGGGGGCAGCAGGGGGAAACCTGTCCTCGCAGTGTGTTAGAGCAGCCTGGGAGACCAGCTACCAGTGGAAATCTGAGAGAGTCATGGCTGAGGAGAACTGCTTCAAGGTGAGCACCACGTCCTGGTGAATGTAGTACTGGCAGACGTGTATTTGGCCTGGGCATTTTGCTGCTGTTTGAAGTAGGGATGGGTCACGGTTTTTGAATAGTTGTTAAATTATAACAAATCAAAGTTTATGTgaaggaaaaatatattttcctttttgacGTTAAAACAAGTATGTGGCACATTCAGTTTGGCTACAGCGCAGTGAGATGGGCTAGACGCTCAGGTTGCAGCCTGGCAATCTTCGAAGAACGGGCGAATAGTTCCTAGTGACTATCAAATAGTATTTTTGCTTAAAATGCAGTCCCTACTTTGAAGAAGTGAAACTCTTTCCGCTGAAGTGGAAATATGCCATTGTACACTTGTTCTTTGACTTCACTTCaaatttaacattaaatgtgCCACAAAAGCACTTCACTATTTTTTGTATATGGTGTTTTAGGGATAATGACCAGAGAGCTGCTTCACTAAAAAtttatcattttcttttaaaacaaattttcttAATCTATGAGATGGGCATAGTTAGTTGCAGTTTTACCTTCTATGTTATGACCAGTGTTGGGAAGATTACTTTGGAAAGTCACACTATTTAAAATgcactagtagtgtaactatttcaattactttatcaaagtaatgtaacttattacatttaattacttttctaaatttctaacAACTGTTTTCAACTCTTAACCATTTTAGAAGAGGGCGGCGCGGTgttacagtggttagcactgttgccttgggttgggttcaaaccctggttgccccggcctttctgtgtggagtgttctccccgtggccacgtgggttctctccgggtactccggctttctcccaccatccaaagacatgcaggctaggttaattggtgtctctaaaattgtccttaggtgtggatgtgagtgtgagtggttggtTGTCTgtgtccaggatgtaccccgcctttcgcccgatgtaagctgggaccCCCgcgataagcggttgacgatggatggaaccattttaaaagctttaaagTTTAACTGACAGACAGGTGGCGCCGCAAATTCAAACATACCAACCATTCAAGCACCGGAATAGGATGACATTTTACTTCCAGCTGTGGCTggaaataacaaaagaaaacaatttgtgcacataaaaaacatgcaaagcaacaaaatgaatattattcaacaGCTGctagctttttacagaaaatattcagatgtaacccctaatgtaatcatgaacattttcataagtaactgtaatttaattacatccccccccccccagtaacTGTAATGGATTGcagttaaatttattttgtaattaaattgcataactaaattacatgtaactagtGACTCCCCAACACTGGTTATGACCAGGGCTTAATTTGGACACTCTCTTACATTCATGTACAAATGATTGGATCAGCTGCCATAACTGTCAGGTCCTTTTCTCTTGTACAAAGCCTGCTAAAGAGTTTTCAACAGCTTTAATCCCTGTTGTGTTGATTTTACTTATGTTTGTTTGCATTCTGTGTCATCAGGTGATGTTTATCCAAAACAAGGGTCATGTGACGATGACCATTGAGCTGCTGGACACTGAGGAGGCTCAGGCTGATGACCCGTTAGATGTCCAggtaaacacacatttacaaaccCTCTCTCTACACACGTCCTATAAATAATAAGATATAGTTAAATATGTATTCATCTTAATGGATCTTGCTTTACAGTTCTTAATGTCTTTGCCGTCTTCTCCCTCAGTGCCTGTCGAGCTACATGGAGCAGTTTGTGGGAACAGAGTCCAGTCTGTGTTCTCAAGCAGAGGGCTATTTCTTCAAACCTGTATTTCTGCCCAGGTAGAACATTATTtctaaacatcagatttttAGAAGTTTACACTTTAAGCTGCACACATACAGATCCTAATGCCACCCATCTTGTTTAAATAATACAGCCAGAGCAGCTCGCGATCGCTCTCTCCAACTTCTGCTGCTTCCCCACTTGTTTTTTAGTACACAGCATCTTGTACAACAGGCAAGAGAGTTTGAATTTCCACACTTTTCTAGTTTACTGAAAATGCAATGTTTGTATGACTAAATGTTCATTCAGCGAACTTAGTGCTGACGGTGTGCAGGAATTCATGATTTCATTTCTCTATGCAATTCTCTACTAGgtctgcaactaacaattattttaataatcaataaatctgtCAATTTTCCTGATTAGTTGGTCCAGAAAATTGcaaaaaatgttgaatgtttCCCAAAGTCCAAGGTGATGTCCTAAAATGTCTTCTTGTTTttacccaaatatattcagtttactgtcataaaggagtaaagaaaccagaacatattgacatttgagaagctaaaaTCTGAGAATTTAgaagatttttctttaaaaaaggaaGGACTCAAAGTGatttaatcgattatcaaaatagttggtgattaacttaatactttttaaactttttgaGCCAGGTAAAATCTTGGAATTTGAGTTTGATAAAGTTTCTGTTCAAACATAAGTCTGACTTTAGTGTTATATTGTTTCAGATCCATTGCCATCTCAGATAACATATGTAAAAATGTTCGAGGTCTAACTGATAAGCCATTCAGTTctcaaaatatatacaaaaaatattgtaattCAGTCAGCGTTTAATAAAATGTCTTCTTGTAGGAACCTGCGTCGTTTTCGGCGCTGGCAGGTGCGGCAGGTGGAGGCGATGCGCTGCAGGAGAGAGTGGCATCGCCAGCTGGGCGTAGAGAACGCCGGGAGTCTGGACTGTCGATTTAAACTCAACACTCACAAGATGGTGTTTGTCATGAACTCTGAGGATTACATGTATCGCAGAGGAGCGCTAGTCAAGGCCAGGAAGGTAGGCTGCATTTAATTTCAGTCATTAGTCTCCCGCTGTGGTGTGTTGTAAGAGTGTGAGGTGTGATGCGGAGAATCTGGGCATCAACATGTGtcattttcctcttcctccacagtcGCAGCACCGAGTGGCAGCGAGCCAGCACGAACGCTTCGACAAGTGGCACCAGGGCTGGCTGGCCAATCACGTTACGGCCTCAGCTGAACGCTCGGTGCAGAACTGGCTAatgggtgaggaggaggaggacatgaTCCCTTGCAAGACGACCTGCCTGTCGACTGAGGTGAAAGGGCAAACGGTGAACAGATACCAGGTTCATTACAGCGGTAGCAAAGCCCCGGCCTCACCGTAGAGCCCTACATAGAGATGGAcgtacagtacacacaaacacaggtaaaTGCATGGACGTAAAGGACATTCATACACTAAACAGACATAAACCGCTGCAGTCCCACTTCTCCAGCGTCCTCCACAACATGTTCACTCATTCACTTTCACTCATGGATGAAGAAACTGGCAGAAACACAGTGCAGCCTCTGGACTGTTTACACCAGTGAACAGTGAGTCAGTGAATGAGTGAGAGGAGTGATGATGtggaggggagaaaaaaaatggacCGACACAGACAGTCAAGTTAATCAATGAAAGTGAACTCGGCCCTGATCGACGGGGCCAAGTTGGACACGACGGCACAAACAGAgctcatcattatcatcatcattctaGCTTCTCTGGTGGCACTAAAAGAATGGTGGACAGAGACGGTTGGGAAGTTATGAGATCATGAAATTTGTTTCAGAAATGTGAATGtctgtttccttttctttttttaagtgtaGTTTTTAGCTTCTAAAGCCAGAGAGCCTTCTGTCTGTTGGTTGGTTTATGCGTGTTTATATGGAGAGATAATGGTAAacgtgtgtatgtatgtgtatccTGCTCTCttcattttgtctgtttgtatgcCCAGTACAGGCTCTACAACTCTAGTAATTCATATTACTGTATGTGCATATATACAACAGGGATCCTGGATTTTTATATATGCATCTACACGAGTTGATTGATGCATCTTGAGATCACGTGGTTCTTTACAGTGTTGTCAGCCAACTCTTGATGTTagcattttgattttgttttttttttttgtattttttcccttttttgtgtTGTAGCTAAACAAGATATCACCAGGGCAACAAGGAGTCCTTAAAATTAATTGGTTTAATATGGGTGAAGCAGTCAAATTATGTATCATATTCATGATactaaatgtttactttgtattgtcttttttttggcATACTGACATTGAAAATTAAAGCAAAATATCAGTGTTAAAATAGAATGTATAACATTTATCCTGTATCAGTtatcacaaaataaacaacCTAGTTGTGACCTTCTTAGATGTTGACTGGCAGGTTGTTTGTTGGTTTGAGAGATGTTTTACGTACAGAAGACTCATCGATCAACTTGCTGAATCGATATGTTGGTTTTGCAATACCTTGATGACCGTGCGAAGTCGATCAATGGAGTGgctgcatgtgaaaccaaagCCTTTAAACTGGCAGACATCTGACACTATACACAAAAACTAAATTAGAGCcgaaatgattagttgattaattcaTCAATCGACAAATATGAAGTATTGATAACTACTAAACTATTAATAGATTGTGTTCAAGCAGAAATGTaaggatttgtttgttttaaatcactgtaaactgaatatctttgggttttatactgttgaacaaaaacaaatgaagatgTTAAATCTTGAGTTCTGGGGGAACAATTTTGAAACACTATAGACTCAGAGAATAGTTGatttaatcaagaaaataatcagtaatgAAACTGGTCGGATTGCATTTAATTGTCCAAGTTCCAATTTTCTTAGTATCTTAGTGAAAACAATGACACCCTTTTTGACACAAAGTCcattagtagctgttctggagctttcaatcatatcacatgatcttcctcAACACATGCAGTTGTCATGCAGTTATAGATGTtgaaatttccatttttttcctgAGCACTTCAAGGACTTTTCGTCTATTTAGGTTACAAATGGAGACTAAGATTATTAGTTTGATTTGTGTGAGTGATGCAATCGAAAGCTCGAACAGTCACTAACTGACCTTGTGGAGAGGTTGTTTTAACTGCTGTCTCCAAGGTCAAGGACAGGATTTCAGTCTCCACTCACACACTTGTTTTTAAAAGGGAAAAGGCTGTTGTGATTTTGGATTATGAGGGATGGTTTGTTGGTGATTAGTCACAAAGTTAACTGTGTTCTCCTTCGATTTCATGGAAGCTTTCTCTCTGCCAAGAAGCAGGATTTTCAGGATGACTCAGTCATCCTTAGTGGCACGCTGAACGTTACGGCGTCAGACTCCGCCTACCTGCTGGGAATGAAGAAAAGAAATTGCATCAAATGCCTAATCCCTGCCTGTGTTTTTGGACAGAAATGTCACTCTTGTCAAGAACTGCAACATCACTTTTCACCACAGGGCAGCACATCTATTTATATGTAATGACTAACGGTACTCTGAAGGTTATACATGGTTGTAATCTATTTCGAAGTGCACTGTTACATACTGCACCTTGAGAACAAAAGAACCCTTTATAAAaccacaaaagcaaacaaatgaaCTAAAAACCCCAATGCAGAAGAGGAAAGGGAAATACCCCGTCATCCACAGCAAATAATCTGATATTTGATGTAATCTGCAGGAATGGGCTCCGCACGTGTGTTAATGTGCCATTGCGACACTTTCATTCACAGAACTGCATCCGAGATACACACTCAGCGAAGAATCTTGTCCACCACGAAGGTCAGACGCTTCTACAAAACCTAAAACTAAAATCTGTGAAAAACTGAAAGATTAGAAGCGGTCGGAGCAGTTTAAACTTTAATAGTAAAAGAAGAAGAGTCTAGAGGCAGAGGGAGTTTTAAAAATAATCGTGGTTTATAAAACCCAGATATGACAGGATCACCAAAGTGTatacagaaatacaaatacCATCAGGAAAACCATCATAGAACGGTGTTATACACTCGACATGTACAAACTAATCTGTAAAAGGGACTCAGGGGAGGATGGTTCAGACTGTAAGACATTTTCCTTTATGTCTCTTAAAATCACATTTAGCCACGatgaatttattctttttttttgtctcttatcAAAGTAGAACATCCATCTACCAAACTACAGGTATTATCACATTCAGCTAGATTAGAGAAAGGGTACGAACAACATCGAGAGGAAGGGGGGAAGGAGAGGGATGCACACATATCAAGCACTTTAACATCATGGGGGTTTTAGCAAGCAGTGAAAACAATCATCTTTGATTTTCACCCATGAGAAAAATGGGATGCCAGGGCTTATCGCCATCATCATCTCAACAAACAAACTGTACAAAATAaccctgttttttgtttttgtcggTGGGTTCCACATAATGAACATCTGTGAACAGACGCTGGTCACTAAAACGTTTGGTTTTCTCACAGAGAAGCGTCTCAAAAATGCTTCGAGTGAGCAAATTAAAGATCCCAGATCTGTTTGTGAGATATTCAAGAGAAGCTCAGGCAGATCTAGGATCCGTTTATGGGCATCTTGTTGTGGTGTGTGGGTCCTCTCTGGGCTGGGGTCAGTTCCTGTGCCCTACGGTATGTCAAAGTGCTTCTGTAAGCGGGGTAGTTTAAAACAACAGATGTAAAAGTCCACAACAATTTCATGCACAttcacaaatgtacaaacagtaTTACAGCTTCAGGACACAGTCATCTGCCCCCGCTCCCTCCACGAGCCCTGGACACAAACCCTTGGATATGACAGAGCCTTGAAATAAGAAGGAATCACCAACAAGATACAACTAATCACATCTCCAGGATTCCCCCCCCTTATTCTTATACAAACACATTGTCAACAGATTTACACATGAAAAGGAGTGCAGGGTTGTGACCAATCAAAGGAGAAGCTCCTCATCGCCTAAAAAATACTGCTTGTTTTGGAGCAAAGATGTCAACGTTTGAAATAAATCGTTGTCACAGTAGCGACAATGATCGCTAATATACACATCATGTGAAATAAATTAAGATCTATGTACAATGTAGAACAAAAGCAGCATGCAGGCAAGACAACAGCCTTTTTACAAAACTATCTGCTATGGTGTTGTGCTCTCCaacacgagagagagagaggcaacgtgggtttgtgtgtgtgtgtgtgtcatgtttaaTGCCTCTATACAGTTATAGGATGTGTCCAGTGTATTTAAATGGACCGGGAAGCTACCCATCTTCTACATTTTAACAGGTACAACACAGccgttttatttttttaaattttctagCTTTCCAGTTCACATTAAGCTCATTGCACACAGAAGCTTTTCAGTCTTTTAGCCGCTACGGGAAAAACACAAGTAGAAGAAACAGGACTTTCTGTAATACATTTGCCTTGTAGCTCTCCGGGCTTTGTCGTATGACCGGCTGATGGTGACGCGGTGTAGCCACAGGGAGGAACGGGTGGAACAGGAAGAGAAAGTTGAACACACACCAGCATTCAAGTTAGCATCCTTTCTCTGAAAGCCAGGGGAGCCacttcaacagcagcagcaaaacactTCCAAATTACAGCCAACAGATCTGTAATTCAGAGCTGGTAGTTTGAAAATGAGTCAAGGAGGCAAAGAGTGGACGTCAGATGTACAGCACATTTTTCCTGGTTACTAATTGTCCTAAAATTAGTAGATTACGTTTGATCTAACAACTCACAACAtcttgaaataatttttttaagtgCTAAAATGAACAAGAAATGTGGAACATTagagccaaacaaacaaacagcatatATCTGGTGACAGGAACGCTGAATGTGGTGAAGCCTGAGCTGAAACACGTCACAGGTTAGAGACATTTACTGTTAAAGAGCCCTAAAGGAGCGATTGCAGTGTTGCCAGTGGTTGACAACCAAGTAGCTCAATCAGAGCCTCAAACTCGCCTCAAATTGTCAAAAaagtagcaacattttttatttctgatgcgGATGgaatggtttgtttttttgtgcattctTGTTTAAATAGAGTATAATTAGGTGAACCAGAGTCAAAAGAGGCCGATTCATTGGGTTACAGTCTAACTTTTTGTTGGAGGAAACCGCACAAATGGCACAAAAAGTAGCCCTAAAACCATTTTTATTCATGCTATTCAATAAACACTGTGCATTTGTCATGGGCCTCTCAATTTCTAACAGCGCTCGTGTCTGGTAACCATATGAAGTGTCTCACAATATACCAGTGGTTGTCAAACTGCTTCTGTCATGCCCTactttaaaaggtaaaataaattttgttactttttgtgaAAACTAACAACAAAATGAACTAGTTTTCATTTAATTGCATTTACATTATCTTGAACAATGGCTGTATGTTTCTTTGTGCACGTTTC
This window encodes:
- the sin3b gene encoding paired amphipathic helix protein Sin3b isoform X4, with the translated sequence MKEFKSQSIDTPGVINRVSQLFHGHPDLVLGFNAFLPPGYRIEVPKNGVAFLQSPFSTQVSPGQQGKSLTTSAVTATSSSASAAQTEAGPAQTTEVKVASSESPSASTPAAPPEPPSKLSLPLNSKESQNQATTSSVSPPASETSPVEFDSAISYVNKIKNRFLDHPEIYRAFLEILHTYQKEQLEVKESRGSRGSSGMTEDEVFSKVASLFKGQEDLLAEFGQFLPDAKRSLFTGSSLTGGKEQLKRPEEDDMITKQNKKRPRPILLQHISPLLKKKMKYSCTKDQSFASVGKHGVLREFSFFDKVRRLFKSQEVYENFLRCIALFNQEVVSGAELLQLVTPFLGKFPELYTQFKSFLGDKELSHAVSGLSDRYMEGGGGREVDYASCKRLGSSYRALPKTYQQPKCSGRTALCKEVLNDTWVSFPSWSEDSTFVSSKKTPYEEQLHRCEDERFELDVVLETNLATIRVLESVQKKLSRLSPEDQDRFRLDDCLGGTSEVIQRRAVYRIYGDKAPEIIEGLKRSPATAVPVVLKRLKAKEEEWREAQQGFNKIWREQYEKAYLKSLDHQGVNFKQNDMKALRSKSLLNEIESVYDERQEQSTEEGGVGQQGRNGSGAASSSEPHMVFTYEDKQILEDAASLIIYHVKRQPTIHKDDKDHIKRIIQHFVPDLYFTRRGELSDTEEWTDEEVEPEDGGERGGVGGGVAVAAAAAAAPGGGGGNGNSNNASGVAAATGSQSLPQPAQLQAQSQPQQQQQQQLNGESRRRRCSPSQPADTEASTTSSQPGGTAASTPGSTPMEIGSSAPGEKVDLRDPEAEHQKELDGVYNLFFVNNNWYFFLRLHQTLCSRLLRVYRQAERQLLEHRAEQSRERLLMAEGRREKACDLAMELRLKQPSEVELEEYYPAFLDMVRSLLDGNLDSTQYEDTLREMFTIHAYIGFTIDKVIHNIIRQLQHLVSDEVCLQVVDLYLAERKRGAAGGNLSSQCVRAAWETSYQWKSERVMAEENCFKVMFIQNKGHVTMTIELLDTEEAQADDPLDVQCLSSYMEQFVGTESSLCSQAEGYFFKPVFLPRNLRRFRRWQVRQVEAMRCRREWHRQLGVENAGSLDCRFKLNTHKMVFVMNSEDYMYRRGALVKARKSQHRVAASQHERFDKWHQGWLANHVTASAERSVQNWLMGEEEEDMIPCKTTCLSTEVKGQTVNRYQVHYSGSKAPASP